The Argonema galeatum A003/A1 genome includes a region encoding these proteins:
- a CDS encoding proton extrusion protein PcxA yields MKTTILTKIRDSLRYAAEWFSETPERALELAYNAALQIKATEDEYFGGKKIAADSADYSDSEMSYFRAELQKNLNLAKRRLAEFKASNSVIGISNYNQTSAKAEVVDAAANNGKGYPLDSREKSAIILEKLKFIDRVISQYTPEPQKAQQEKSLALVTVAKNKSSDSEELSSPISNEQLYLSTPNSDSKNDTISDKTGVLPRSIFKTLNRLQRELDPQSEEEVVKKFRKSKAKTAISIRFILILIIAPLLTYQLSKLFVVGPVVDNFRIKNELDIFINQDLEEEALSKLSRVKERLEFENLIFKVPKYSPEQIEHELKEEAQKIAEESRHESADAVKNVFSDLLSLIAFAVVIFMSRREIAVLKSFIDELVYGLSDSAKAFIIILFTDIFVGFHSPHGWEVLLENISRHLGLPENRDFIFLFIATFPVILDTVFKYWIFRYLNRISPSSVATYRNMNE; encoded by the coding sequence ATGAAAACAACCATTTTGACAAAAATTAGAGATTCCTTGCGTTATGCCGCCGAATGGTTTTCAGAAACGCCAGAAAGGGCATTAGAACTAGCATATAATGCCGCTTTGCAGATCAAGGCTACTGAAGATGAATATTTTGGAGGCAAAAAAATAGCTGCTGATTCAGCTGATTACAGTGACAGCGAGATGTCCTATTTTCGTGCCGAACTCCAAAAAAATCTAAATCTTGCCAAGCGCCGCCTAGCCGAATTCAAAGCCAGTAATTCAGTGATCGGGATTAGTAATTATAATCAGACCTCAGCCAAAGCAGAAGTAGTTGATGCCGCAGCTAATAACGGAAAGGGTTATCCGCTGGATTCCAGGGAGAAATCAGCGATTATTTTAGAAAAGCTAAAATTTATCGATCGCGTCATATCCCAATATACTCCAGAACCACAAAAAGCACAACAAGAAAAATCTTTAGCTTTAGTAACAGTTGCCAAAAATAAAAGCTCTGATTCTGAAGAACTTAGCTCACCCATTTCAAATGAGCAGTTGTATTTATCTACTCCTAACTCTGATAGTAAAAATGACACTATTTCTGACAAAACGGGTGTTTTACCCAGGTCTATTTTTAAAACCCTCAATAGACTTCAGAGAGAATTAGATCCGCAGTCGGAAGAAGAAGTTGTCAAAAAGTTCCGTAAGTCCAAGGCAAAAACAGCAATTTCTATTAGGTTTATTTTAATTCTAATCATAGCACCGCTGCTAACTTATCAGTTGTCTAAACTGTTTGTTGTGGGGCCAGTAGTTGATAATTTCAGAATTAAAAACGAACTAGATATTTTCATTAACCAGGATTTGGAAGAAGAAGCTCTTAGTAAGTTATCAAGAGTTAAGGAGAGACTAGAATTTGAAAATCTAATTTTTAAAGTACCTAAATATTCTCCAGAGCAAATAGAACATGAATTAAAAGAAGAGGCCCAGAAAATTGCCGAAGAATCTCGTCACGAAAGTGCTGACGCTGTTAAAAATGTCTTTTCCGATTTACTGTCGCTAATTGCGTTTGCTGTAGTCATATTTATGAGTCGCAGAGAAATCGCAGTTTTGAAGTCTTTTATCGATGAGCTTGTGTATGGTCTCAGCGATAGCGCTAAAGCCTTCATAATTATTTTATTTACCGATATATTTGTGGGATTCCACTCACCGCATGGGTGGGAAGTGCTACTGGAGAATATATCGCGGCATTTAGGGCTTCCAGAAAATCGAGATTTTATCTTTTTGTTTATTGCTACTTTTCCCGTAATTTTGGACACTGTATTTAAATACTGGATATTCCGCTACTTGAATCGGATATCTCCTTCATCTGTCGCCACCTACAGAAATATGAATGAGTGA
- a CDS encoding alternative oxidase, translating to MIRLLVNFLEFILNYLYRDRLYPRFFVLETVARVPYFAFTSVLHLYETMGWWRKADWLKVHFAESWNELHHLLTMESLGGNKYWIDRFVAHTGAFVYYWILICVYIVAPKSAYQFMQMVEEHAYETYEKFLVEYGEQLKTEPAPQVAINYYLRGDLYLFDEFQTSRPPEERRPKIENLYDVFVAIRDDEMEHVKTMVACQKPDAQVTFKSPHSGDAKFLPESSLMKVEESDDKLAQEAAEKEPAKML from the coding sequence ATGATTCGACTCCTAGTCAATTTCTTAGAATTTATTCTCAACTACCTTTACCGAGACCGTTTATATCCACGATTTTTTGTTTTGGAAACGGTTGCTCGCGTTCCTTACTTTGCCTTTACATCAGTGCTTCACCTCTACGAAACTATGGGTTGGTGGCGCAAGGCAGATTGGCTCAAAGTTCATTTTGCCGAATCCTGGAACGAATTACACCACCTGCTAACTATGGAGTCCCTTGGCGGCAATAAGTACTGGATCGATCGCTTTGTCGCTCATACTGGAGCCTTTGTTTACTACTGGATTTTGATTTGCGTGTATATAGTGGCACCCAAGTCAGCTTACCAATTCATGCAGATGGTGGAGGAACACGCCTACGAAACTTACGAGAAGTTCCTCGTAGAGTATGGGGAGCAACTTAAAACTGAGCCAGCACCCCAGGTTGCCATAAACTACTACCTCCGAGGCGACCTTTATCTGTTTGACGAGTTCCAAACTTCTCGTCCACCAGAAGAACGTCGCCCAAAAATTGAGAATCTCTACGACGTATTTGTTGCTATCCGCGATGACGAAATGGAACACGTTAAAACGATGGTAGCTTGCCAAAAGCCAGATGCTCAAGTTACCTTCAAGAGTCCTCACAGTGGTGATGCTAAATTTCTACCTGAATCAAGTCTAATGAAGGTCGAAGAATCTGACGATAAATTGGCACAAGAGGCAGCTGAAAAGGAACCCGCAAAGATGTTGTAA
- a CDS encoding triacylglycerol lipase: MVGLILALLFSKYNVESKLELGNLFNADMKSSLDRNPVLLVHGINDTGAVFHRMAPYLIERGWSVYDLNMIPNNGAKHLDHLAEQVADFVAKVFPPEQPLDLVGFSMGGVVSRYYVQRLGGIDRVQRLITIASPHRGTLTAYGSQRPGCIQMRPGSAFLEDLNRDVAMLERLNFTSIWTPLDLMIVPANSSQLLVGKEVQVPVPLHPWMLTDSRSLHAVTEALGEPIRPLQKLKVRDLEPL, translated from the coding sequence GTGGTTGGGTTAATTTTAGCTTTACTTTTCAGCAAATATAACGTTGAGTCTAAGCTGGAATTAGGAAATTTATTTAATGCTGATATGAAAAGTAGTCTCGATCGCAATCCAGTGCTGCTAGTTCACGGTATTAACGATACCGGCGCAGTTTTTCACAGAATGGCTCCCTACCTGATCGAGCGGGGTTGGTCTGTGTACGACTTGAATATGATACCAAATAATGGTGCTAAGCACCTTGACCATTTGGCAGAGCAAGTTGCGGATTTTGTAGCCAAAGTCTTCCCGCCAGAACAACCTTTAGATCTAGTTGGTTTCAGCATGGGGGGAGTTGTCAGCCGCTACTACGTGCAGCGGCTGGGGGGAATCGATCGCGTACAGCGTCTCATTACGATCGCCTCGCCTCATCGCGGCACGTTGACAGCCTATGGTTCCCAACGCCCCGGTTGCATTCAGATGCGCCCCGGTAGCGCTTTTCTGGAAGATTTGAATCGGGATGTCGCCATGTTGGAGAGGCTAAACTTCACTTCCATCTGGACACCCCTCGACTTGATGATCGTCCCGGCGAATAGTTCGCAACTGCTTGTGGGTAAAGAGGTGCAGGTGCCGGTTCCTCTCCATCCTTGGATGCTGACAGACTCTAGGAGTCTTCATGCGGTGACAGAGGCGCTGGGAGAACCTATTAGACCTCTCCAGAAATTAAAGGTGCGTGACCTGGAACCCTTGTAG
- a CDS encoding VOC family protein: MNQVLFHLAFPVTDIAQTKAFYADGLGCEIGRESPISVILNLYGHQIVAHASKEPLTPQKGIYPRHFGLVFTSEADWEALLDRAKQKNLHFYQEVKRRFVGLPTEHRTFFLEDPFHNVLEFKYYSHVSAIFGDREYAQVGDTV, translated from the coding sequence ATGAACCAAGTTTTATTTCATCTTGCCTTTCCCGTCACCGACATTGCTCAGACAAAAGCATTCTACGCCGATGGCTTAGGCTGCGAAATCGGTCGCGAAAGCCCAATTTCGGTAATTCTCAATCTTTATGGCCATCAAATCGTTGCCCACGCAAGCAAAGAACCGCTGACACCGCAAAAAGGTATATATCCCAGGCACTTCGGTTTGGTTTTCACTTCCGAAGCCGATTGGGAAGCGCTGCTAGATCGGGCGAAACAGAAGAATTTACACTTTTACCAAGAGGTTAAACGTCGATTTGTCGGTTTACCCACAGAGCATCGTACCTTCTTTTTAGAAGATCCGTTCCACAATGTGCTGGAGTTTAAATATTACTCTCATGTGTCGGCAATTTTTGGCGATCGCGAGTATGCACAGGTGGGGGATACTGTCTAA
- a CDS encoding TIGR00297 family protein: MFSSIYSLNSWLVGAALNTVLLAIAYFAPKKLLTPAGYLHAWVLGVLIWGTLGWQGYLVVLFYFLVGSGVTRIGMAQKEAEGIAEKRSGARGPENVWGSAATGALCALGTLLPLPSSPTLPLLLLGYVASFSTKLSDTCASEVGKAYGKRTFLITTLQPVARGTEGAVSLEGTLAGVVGSAAIAFLAWGVGLIDLVGVPLCVVAAFIATNLESLIGATVQGKVSWLTNEVVNGINTLLGAIAAILLALAFRLA, encoded by the coding sequence ATGTTCTCTAGTATTTATTCTCTTAATTCCTGGCTAGTAGGCGCAGCATTGAATACGGTTCTGTTAGCTATTGCCTATTTTGCCCCTAAAAAATTGCTCACACCAGCAGGCTACCTTCACGCTTGGGTGTTGGGCGTTCTCATTTGGGGTACTCTTGGCTGGCAGGGATATTTAGTGGTACTTTTCTATTTTCTCGTGGGATCTGGCGTCACTCGCATCGGTATGGCTCAAAAAGAAGCCGAAGGAATAGCTGAAAAGCGATCGGGTGCCCGTGGGCCAGAAAATGTCTGGGGTTCTGCTGCGACTGGGGCATTATGTGCATTGGGAACTCTTCTCCCACTCCCCTCCTCTCCCACTCTTCCCCTTCTGCTGCTGGGTTATGTCGCCAGTTTCAGCACTAAGCTTTCTGATACCTGCGCCAGTGAGGTGGGCAAAGCCTACGGTAAACGTACCTTTCTGATTACTACTTTACAACCAGTTGCGCGGGGAACGGAAGGCGCGGTGAGTCTGGAGGGTACTTTAGCTGGGGTTGTGGGGTCAGCTGCGATCGCCTTCCTGGCTTGGGGCGTCGGCTTAATCGATTTGGTGGGTGTCCCTTTGTGTGTGGTGGCGGCTTTTATTGCCACTAATTTGGAAAGTCTAATCGGTGCTACAGTACAAGGCAAGGTAAGCTGGCTCACCAATGAAGTTGTCAACGGAATCAATACTTTGCTGGGTGCGATCGCTGCCATTCTGCTAGCTTTGGCCTTTCGCTTAGCATAA
- a CDS encoding PPC domain-containing protein → MATNLFDANFYRALNPDLARAGITTDDQLRQHFVNAGANEGRQFSRFADLNYYAASYLDLTKAGLTKPQLFSHMETFSLGEKRRQGLVFNASYYAAVNPDLKQANLTDEQLTQHYQTYGLKEGRTSSEFFNARYYLDANPDLKAAFGNNFESAEQHFVNYGYREGRIAATPVAPASDPGNSPTVSYDLGSLRTRPTLNDFVGTPDPEDYYSFNLDRPSNLNLTLNGLSNNATLKLFADVNLNNAIEPGEELNSVSGSSSNPASINRNLAQGRYYVDVVTGSPTTNTSYSLSLAATTIPTTTASDPGSTPGTALNVDALTGTRNYQDFVGTTDRQDFYRFVLNNTLNNFNLSLNGVSDTAVANLYGDSNNNGSVDPGEFLASTTASSSSVGSLARSLGAGTYFVEITTSPIANTSYNLSLTA, encoded by the coding sequence ATGGCTACCAATCTGTTCGATGCTAATTTTTACCGCGCTCTTAATCCAGACCTAGCTCGTGCTGGAATTACCACAGATGACCAACTCCGGCAGCACTTTGTCAATGCGGGTGCTAATGAGGGGCGTCAATTTTCGCGGTTTGCCGACCTCAATTATTATGCAGCCAGTTACCTTGATTTAACGAAGGCAGGGTTGACAAAACCCCAACTGTTTAGCCACATGGAAACGTTTAGTTTAGGAGAAAAACGCCGACAAGGACTTGTGTTTAACGCATCTTACTATGCAGCTGTCAATCCTGACCTAAAGCAAGCTAATCTCACTGACGAACAACTAACTCAGCACTACCAAACCTACGGTCTTAAAGAAGGACGCACATCGTCAGAATTTTTCAATGCCCGCTACTATCTAGATGCTAACCCGGACTTAAAAGCAGCATTCGGCAACAATTTTGAAAGCGCAGAGCAGCACTTTGTCAACTATGGATATCGAGAAGGGCGTATAGCTGCCACACCTGTTGCTCCAGCATCAGATCCCGGTAATAGTCCCACTGTTTCTTACGATCTTGGCAGCTTGCGTACTCGCCCCACTTTGAATGATTTTGTGGGCACTCCCGACCCAGAGGATTACTATAGCTTCAATCTGGATCGTCCAAGCAATCTCAACCTAACACTGAACGGTTTGAGCAACAATGCCACTCTGAAACTGTTTGCAGATGTCAACCTCAATAATGCGATCGAACCCGGTGAGGAGTTGAACAGCGTTTCCGGTAGTAGTTCTAACCCCGCATCAATCAACAGGAATTTGGCTCAAGGTCGATACTACGTGGATGTGGTAACAGGTTCCCCCACTACTAACACATCATACAGTCTGAGTTTGGCTGCCACTACTATTCCGACGACAACTGCATCCGATCCGGGTAGTACACCAGGTACTGCTTTAAACGTAGACGCCCTAACTGGGACTCGTAATTATCAGGATTTTGTGGGTACTACCGATCGCCAAGATTTCTACCGCTTTGTCCTGAATAATACTCTGAACAACTTCAACTTATCCCTTAATGGCGTGAGCGATACGGCGGTTGCCAATCTCTATGGAGACAGCAACAATAATGGCAGCGTCGATCCCGGTGAATTTTTGGCTAGCACCACTGCTTCTTCTTCCAGCGTAGGCTCGTTAGCGCGGTCTTTAGGGGCGGGTACTTACTTCGTTGAAATAACAACATCTCCTATTGCTAATACCAGCTACAATCTCAGCCTGACGGCATAG
- a CDS encoding PPC domain-containing protein, with the protein MAINLFDANFYRTLYPDLTRAGITTDDQLRQHFVNAGANEGRQFSRFADLNYYAASYLDLTKAGLTKPQLFSHMETFSLGEKRRQGLVFNASYYAAVNPDLKQANLTDEQLTQHYQSNGLREGRTASEFFNPRVYLDANADLRAAFGNNFESAEQHFVNYGYREGRIAATPVAPASDPGNITNVSYDLGSLRTRPTLNDFVGTPDPEDYYSFNLDRPSNLNLTLNGLSNNATLKLFADVNLNNAIEPGEELNSVSGSSSNPASINRNLAQGRYYVDVVTGSPTTNTSYSLSLAATTIPTTTASDPGNEPGTALNIDVLAGTRNYQDFVGTVDRQDFYRFVLNNTLNNFNLSVGGVNDPLVANVYGDSNNNGILDPGEFLASTTATSSSVGSLARSLGAGTYFVEIATSRIINTSYNLTLTATT; encoded by the coding sequence ATGGCTATCAATCTGTTCGATGCTAATTTTTACCGCACTCTCTATCCAGACCTAACTCGTGCTGGAATTACCACAGATGACCAACTCCGGCAGCACTTTGTCAATGCGGGTGCTAATGAGGGGCGTCAATTTTCACGGTTTGCCGACCTCAATTATTATGCAGCCAGTTACCTTGATTTAACGAAGGCAGGGTTGACAAAACCCCAACTGTTTAGCCACATGGAAACGTTTAGTTTAGGAGAAAAACGCCGACAAGGACTTGTGTTTAACGCATCTTACTATGCAGCTGTCAATCCTGACCTAAAGCAAGCTAATCTCACTGACGAACAACTAACTCAGCACTACCAAAGTAATGGTTTGAGAGAGGGACGCACTGCATCAGAATTTTTCAATCCCCGCGTCTACTTAGATGCTAACGCTGACTTAAGGGCAGCATTCGGCAACAATTTTGAAAGTGCAGAACAGCACTTTGTCAACTATGGATATCGAGAAGGGCGTATAGCTGCCACACCTGTTGCTCCAGCATCAGATCCCGGTAACATTACCAATGTTTCTTACGATCTTGGCAGCTTGCGTACTCGCCCCACTTTGAATGATTTTGTGGGCACTCCCGACCCAGAGGATTACTATAGCTTCAATCTGGATCGTCCGAGCAATCTCAACCTAACACTGAACGGTTTGAGCAACAATGCCACTCTGAAACTGTTTGCAGATGTCAACCTCAATAATGCGATCGAACCCGGTGAGGAGTTGAACAGCGTTTCCGGTAGTAGTTCTAACCCCGCATCAATCAACAGGAATTTGGCTCAAGGTCGATACTACGTGGATGTGGTAACAGGTTCCCCCACTACTAACACATCATACAGTCTGAGTTTGGCTGCCACTACTATTCCGACGACAACTGCATCCGATCCGGGTAACGAACCGGGCACTGCTTTAAACATAGACGTCCTAGCCGGAACCCGTAATTATCAGGACTTTGTGGGTACTGTCGATCGTCAAGATTTCTACCGCTTTGTCCTGAATAATACTCTGAACAACTTCAACCTATCCGTGGGCGGCGTAAACGATCCGCTGGTTGCCAATGTCTATGGAGACAGCAACAATAATGGCATTCTCGATCCCGGCGAATTTTTGGCTAGCACAACTGCTACTTCTTCCAGCGTAGGCTCGTTAGCGCGGTCTTTAGGGGCGGGTACTTATTTCGTTGAAATAGCAACCTCTCGTATTATTAATACCAGCTACAATCTGACTCTGACTGCAACTACATAG
- a CDS encoding SDR family oxidoreductase produces the protein MFLITGATGGLGRKIVRLLREREMPVRSFVRLMSRYGELEHRGAEIFIGDLQGEKDIQKACRGVKYIISAHGSDGNAQALDYRSNIELIDRAKENGVTHFVFISVLGADRGYEDAPTFKAKREVEKYLQASGLNYTILRPSGFASNLLPLAEQFRQTGIYLLVGDPKNRTSIVSTDDLARIAVDSISTQGARNQILPVGGPDILTRSDIPRIFGRIFNQEPIVINPPLLLFDGVRSALGLFNPGAGKSIGTLRTLLANEFFCTTHDIANLESIFNLKLETLESFLRRYLGV, from the coding sequence ATGTTTTTAATCACAGGAGCTACAGGAGGATTGGGCCGTAAGATTGTGCGGCTGCTGCGAGAACGCGAGATGCCGGTGCGATCGTTTGTCCGCCTCATGTCTCGCTACGGGGAACTGGAACACCGGGGAGCCGAGATTTTTATTGGCGATTTGCAGGGAGAAAAGGATATCCAAAAAGCTTGTCGGGGTGTGAAGTATATTATCAGCGCCCACGGCTCCGATGGCAATGCCCAAGCGCTGGATTATCGCTCCAATATTGAACTAATTGACCGAGCCAAGGAGAATGGAGTCACGCACTTCGTTTTCATTTCGGTGCTGGGAGCCGATCGCGGATACGAAGATGCACCGACGTTTAAGGCAAAGCGGGAAGTGGAAAAATACCTGCAAGCCAGCGGTCTGAATTATACTATTCTGCGACCTTCCGGGTTTGCCTCCAATCTGCTCCCCCTAGCGGAACAGTTTCGTCAGACGGGGATTTACCTGCTGGTAGGCGATCCGAAAAACCGCACTTCGATCGTCAGTACCGATGACTTGGCGAGGATTGCGGTGGATTCAATCTCTACTCAAGGGGCGCGAAATCAAATTTTACCAGTAGGAGGGCCGGATATTCTCACGCGGTCAGACATTCCGCGCATTTTTGGCCGGATCTTCAACCAAGAGCCGATCGTCATTAATCCGCCGCTGTTACTGTTTGATGGGGTACGCAGTGCATTGGGACTTTTCAATCCCGGCGCTGGAAAGTCTATCGGCACTTTGCGGACGTTACTGGCAAATGAATTTTTCTGCACAACACATGACATTGCCAATCTGGAGTCGATTTTTAACTTGAAATTGGAAACTCTGGAAAGTTTTTTGCGGCGCTATTTGGGGGTTTGA
- the xth gene encoding exodeoxyribonuclease III, whose translation MKIATWNVNSIRTRLVQVVNWLQENPVDALCLQETKVQDAEFPRSPFEDLGYHLYISGQKSYNGVAILSQKPLEDVTIGFDPILGISDFDEQKRVITGVIDDIRVVNLYVPNGSEVGSEKYDYKLRWLKVLRDYLHALLEKQPSGMCVCGDFNIALEDKDIHNPKGREKLVMATDLERQALQQVLELGLSDAFRKFTSEDGHFSWWDYRAAGFERNRGWRIDHHYLTPILYERALACAIDIAPRKLTQPSDHTPVIVEF comes from the coding sequence ATGAAAATCGCAACTTGGAACGTTAATTCGATTCGGACCCGCCTAGTGCAGGTAGTAAACTGGTTGCAGGAAAATCCTGTAGATGCTTTGTGTTTGCAAGAGACGAAAGTTCAAGATGCAGAATTTCCGCGATCGCCTTTTGAAGATCTAGGCTATCACCTCTACATTTCGGGACAAAAATCCTACAACGGCGTCGCCATTCTTAGCCAAAAGCCCCTAGAGGATGTCACTATAGGATTTGACCCTATTTTAGGTATTTCAGATTTTGACGAGCAGAAACGGGTAATAACGGGTGTTATAGATGATATTCGGGTCGTCAACCTCTACGTTCCCAATGGTTCTGAAGTTGGTAGTGAGAAATACGATTACAAGCTGCGCTGGTTAAAAGTACTGCGCGATTACCTGCACGCACTCCTGGAAAAACAACCCAGTGGTATGTGTGTTTGCGGTGATTTCAATATTGCCCTGGAAGATAAAGATATTCACAATCCCAAAGGGCGAGAAAAGTTAGTAATGGCTACAGATTTAGAACGCCAAGCCCTGCAACAGGTTTTAGAATTGGGATTGAGTGATGCCTTTCGCAAATTCACTTCTGAGGACGGACACTTTAGCTGGTGGGACTATCGCGCGGCTGGTTTTGAGCGCAACCGTGGTTGGCGAATTGACCACCACTATCTCACCCCGATTCTCTACGAAAGGGCTCTAGCCTGCGCGATCGATATTGCTCCCAGAAAACTGACCCAACCCAGCGACCACACTCCGGTAATTGTCGAATTTTAG